GCCCCTAGTGGCCACAGAGAGAAAGAGCAGGCCATAGCCCAGGATCACTGGCTAGACTTTCCTTGTCTTACCCCCATGCTGAGTCAGAAATCATCAAATTAGTTCTTGGGGGATCTTCTGGAGCCTCAGGGAAGGGCCATGGTCAGGAGCCTCAGGGAAGGGCCTTGAAGGGAAAGGGGTTTTTGAACACCTGTATGCAGTCACTCTTCCCTGGTGCCTGCAGTCACAACCCCCAAACCTCATCCCAGGTCAGAAGCCAAACATTGGCTAAGGATGACCCAGGGAGACAACAGAGCAGGGGCACAGAGAGGAGCATTCATAGGCAGGTGCAGATGAGCCACATCCCTTTATGTCAGAGCTGGACTGAGGAGCTGGATAGAGGGAGGCACAGAGGGGCACTAAGCCACAGAGAAGGAAGAATCCACCAGAGAATAAAATCTAGGAGTGTGTGAGGGATCTATGGCCATCTGTCACTGTCTCACAGAATAAAACTGCTCTGGGGCACACTATTTGGAAGTTGCAGTGGGATCCATATTGCAGTCTGCATCAGTTCAGGACCTCAGTTTTTCTTCTGATGAAGTTAGGAATGTAGGACCTGGTTGCATGAGACCCTAGTGTTTTCTGAAAGACCTGGGAGATTGGAGACTGAGAAGAACCCTAGACAGAAACTGCTGGGCAAAAAGAGACAGTAGGAAAGACTTAGTTGGCTGGCACACATTGGTGTTACTATCTAGCCCGCAAAAGACTTCCCATCCCctgcagcaggcagggtgcttgccttgcacatggacaagcGAGGTTTAATACCTGGCCTCTCATCTCAAAGAGGGAGGAAGCTCCCCATATGTGTGTTTGGGAGTGGTTTCTAAAGCCCTGAAATGGACTGGAGGTCACAGGGCACACTAGCTGACTGTGGCTGCCTGCCTACCTGACGCTGCTTAAATGCTGCTTAACATAGGAAAGGAGTTGGTGGATTGACAGCCCAAGTCCACGGTGCAGCCCTAGTGTTGACACATGGAGCAGGCCCAGGAACGAAGGACATTAAGGGACAGGAGACTccgaagagagggaggaaagacacAGACCTCAGATAATACAGGTCCTGAAGACTGCTCAGTGCCACCCTGGATCCTAGTCACCCAGGACTCTTGGCACCAGGAGAGGCCATGTGGGAAGCTGAAGAGAGTGCAAAGGTAAGGGAGGAGAGTCCTGTGATGGAACCACACATCACGTAGGTGTCACTATGTGTAGAATTGATTGGAGATGGAATCAAATGAAAGGCCAGAGCATGTGCAGATGAGGAGGGAGAGTCGTAAAGCAGAGGGGTCACAGTGCCCTGAGAGAAGCCATGGCAGAGAGGTGAGAGAGCCTATCACTTTGCTATCTTGCTTAGATTGTCAGTATTAATTTatgactaattttttgtttttgtttttaggccacacccagctgtgctcagggatttctcctggctctgagctcagaaatcttactcttggcaggctcaagggaccatatgggatgccccgaTCGAATCcgggtctgacctgggtcagttgtgtgcaaggtaaatgctccgccgctgtgctatctttccagttctaCTTATGACTATTGTAACATGAATAAACAGACCACTATGGCTGCAGGTGATGGTTTCGGTTGGCAAGAGCACAAGACTGGCCCTGCAGGAATAGCTTAAGAGAGCCAGGAATGTGTAGACCATGAATGCTGACAGATGGGTGTCAGGGAAAGTCTTCCAGACGTTCCAAGGGACACTGCCCACCCCTCCCCAACTCACATGCCTGCCTCCAGCAGACATGTGACTTCTCCCATTCCAGGGGATCTCCACCAAACCTGCCCCTACTAAAGCCCATTACAGGGAGGAGCACGACTGCAAGGGGGGCTGTATCCATAAAAGCAGGCACAACCTTGCAGCAGTACCTCTGAGGAAGAAAGAAGTCTGGGGTGCTTCAGCAGGGACTCTGAGCTCAAGCATCTGAGAGAGAGGACGGTACCAGTGTCTATCAGGTCCAGTTTGATCCGAGTGCAGTGCAAAGATGGCATCACAGGTGTGGGGTGGGTCACAGGGAAGAGGGCTATGTATAGGTCTGAAAAAACGGGAGTCCCCCAAAGTTTCAAAAGCCCCAGAAAACCGCATCCCATGGAGGTATAGAGGAAGGTGTGAGGGATGAAGGAGAGAACAGACCTGCTGGTGACCCTGTGTGTCCTGTCCCCTTAGCTGTTCCTgtgctcctgcctgctgttccTCTCTGTGGCCACCTGGGGTGCTGGTGAGTCTGGGCAGCTTGATTAGCAGGGGACAAGGTGCTCAAGATGTTCAGAAAAATGACAAGAACTTaacgcctggcttgggggtcacTTTGATCTCGAGTATTAGGAATGGTCATGGAGAATGGGGTCTTTCCAGACTGTGTGTCCCTGAGGGGCGGAGAGCTCAGCAGTGAGGGATGTGGGGGGATTAGGCCCTCTCCCAGCATGCCTGCTCCTGGGACCTCAGCTCAGGACATGGCACCTGGGGTCAGGGTGGATTCAGGGAGCCCCCTTGGAGCCATCCTCACAAGGTGGGGTCCTCAAGAATTAAGGGATGGGTCAGTCAGTGCCACCTGCTTTGGACAGGGTCACACATCCCAAGAGAACGACAACCCAGCTTCAGAGCAAGTTCAGGTGACATACAGAGCTGTGAGCAGTGGAGGAAAGTGTGTCTCGCACAAGGAGAGGAGAAGGACTCTGTTGCAGCCCCATCTCTGGAGATGCCTGAGACCAACAATGGTCTCGTTCTTCATTCCTCGTTCCTCAGCTCCCTGCCTTGGAGCTGCAAAGAAATCAAGACAAATCATCCAAGCTCAGAGGGTATGTATGAGCCCAACCCAGCCCTGTGGCTCTCTGGGCCAGGAGAGCCCATGGACCTGGGAGGATCCAGGCAGCCCATATTCTCAGGCTAAAccaaactgggggggggggaaatttaTGGGTAAATAAGGTTTGGGGTACCCCCAGTGATAGCAAAATGCCTCTTTGCATTTGGGGACTCAGTATTCTAGTGACGCCCGGGGAGCATTTAGGGAACATTGAACCAGGAGATACCAGGGACACCTGCTCTGCACAGTCTTTGCAGCAAGGGTGGGTACTGGGGCGATGGGGCTGTGTCCATTCAGAGATGACCCCAGGAGCTCCTTAGGAGACATGGTGCCACCAGCCATGCTGGGACTCTTCTGCCTGGTGGCAGAGATCTGAGCTGGGGCATCTGGGGTGTTCCTTGCAGATGGGCTATATCTGCTCCGTACAGAGAATAGGGTCGTCTACCAGACCTTCTGTGACATGACCACGGATGGGGGCGGCTGGACCCTGGTGGCCAGCGTGCACGAGAACCACCTGGCCGGGAAGTGCACGGTGGGGGATCGCTGGTCCAGCCAGCAGGGCAGTCGCACTGACTATCCGGCGGGGGACAATAACTGGGCCAATTACAACACCTTTGGGTCTGCTGAGGCGGCCACCAGTGATGACTACAAGGTGAGCACCACTGGCCTGGCCTGTGCCATGGCGCAGTAGGCTGGCTTAGCTCCTGGGAGTCCGGATGGGTCCATGGTGGAACAGTGTGGCCAGGAGGACCTTGGGAGAGGGATTCTACTTCCTGTATGGTGATCTAACTCCCTAGGACTGTGCGGGGAGCAGACTTGGGCATGGTGCTATCAGGCTCTGGGGTGTTTGTGCAGAACCCCGGCTACTACGACATCCAGGCCGAAGACCTGAGCATCTGGCATGTACCTAACGAGACTCCGATGGGGTCCTGGAGAAAGAGCTCGCTGCTGCGGTATCACACCTCCTCAAACTTCTTCCGGAACC
This window of the Suncus etruscus isolate mSunEtr1 chromosome 14, mSunEtr1.pri.cur, whole genome shotgun sequence genome carries:
- the LOC126028481 gene encoding intelectin-1a-like yields the protein MWEAEESAKLFLCSCLLFLSVATWGAGSHIPRERQPSFRASSGDIQSCEQWRKVCLAQGEEKDSVAAPSLEMPETNNGLVLHSSFLSSLPWSCKEIKTNHPSSEDGLYLLRTENRVVYQTFCDMTTDGGGWTLVASVHENHLAGKCTVGDRWSSQQGSRTDYPAGDNNWANYNTFGSAEAATSDDYKNPGYYDIQAEDLSIWHVPNETPMGSWRKSSLLRYHTSSNFFRNHGNNLFGLYQKYPVKYNLGKCLNDNGPAIPVNYDYGDAQKTASYYSPEGQKEFEAGFIQFRVFNNEKAVNALCPGMKVTGCNTEHHCIGGGGFFPEDDPRQCGDFSSFDWDGYGTHKGNSNSREITEAAVLLFYR